The nucleotide sequence aacaataacaacaacaacccagtataatctcactagtggggtctggggaggttagtgtgtacgcagaccttacccctaccctggggtagagaggctgtttccaatagaccctcggcatccttccttccaagaactccccaccttgctcttgggtgactcgaactcacaacctcttgattaGAAGtagagggtgcttaccatcagagcaacccaccttgtcaTATATAATTTACTGATATTGAATAATAAAGGAAATGGGCAAAATTAAAATATTAGAGTAAAAGATTTGGTAATTTCAATCAAATAAAAGGTAGTGCagtaatattaaaaaatagagtttggttttaaaataaatttataaaatattacatATTTATAccttaatattaaaaaatagagtttggttttaaaataaatttataaaatattacatATTTATACCTTCGATGTTCTTTAAATtacaacttaaaatatatttcattaataaaaataaaaattcaaaaatacacacACCGCGCGCGCACATATATATAACGCGCGCGCACGCGTgcgcacacacacatatatataaaataataataaaagagaaaGTAAAATTTAATTTATACTTAATATAAAAGTAACAATAAAAAGGAATAACAATGACTTTTATTACAAATTCATAAAAGAATTATTCTAGTTAAATTTTATTAAgctttaattataaaattaataatAAGATATTTAGCTAAGCATTTTACCAATTTAAATATAACAAAAAAATTATATGTGTAGAGGAAGAATTGCAAAATGTCTATTGTTTAATGTTGGAGGAGGAATTCGATTTTTAAGGTAAACTTGGGGGATCAAAATGATTTTCACCTTTTAAAAAACACTTACTACGAATATTTGAAAGCAAAGTTCTTCTAATATACTCCTATTTGTGTAGAAATGACACTAGATAGCCACTCTAAAGGGTTGCTATTTAGGAATTAACCAGTGAGTCCTGAATTTAAGTTTTCAATTCAAAAATAGTCTGAGAACAgttaatctctaaatagcatccctAAGAAATTTTTAGTACAAAAATATTCTAAATTGTACTAAAGTTAAaaaatttagtttaaaaattcaGAATAAAATAAGTATTGgttaatctctaaatagcatccATGTGAACGGCTATCCGTGCACTTGCCCCCTATTTGTTTCCTATCAAAGGTAATTTCGTGcttaagctttttttttttttttttttttgcacgtATGACTTCTAAAATATTGTAATATCACGATTTCCCATGGTATTTTCATTCCTTAGCGTCCCTAATCAAATTTATGTAATTTTGTGGGGGGAAAGGtcaaatttatttaattttagatattacaaaaaagaaaaaaaattactacTAAACAATTCAAATAACTACATTAACAAAGGCGATTCTTTTCCTAGTACTAACTCATTCCTAATTGAATAAGGACTAATTAAGGAGAGAACCGTTCTAAATGAAAAACGAATCCGAAAAAATAAATCAGCcataattttatttgtgaaaaaatcTAAGTACTTAACAAGAATTGGTACTTTATATGGGGCTACTATTCTAATAATAGTAGttttaaaattctaaaatttttattttcaaatgaGATTAAAATTTTTTATCAAATTGGTCCTTTGTTTAACCAACAATAAATTTATCACTACGTATGTTAATAAGAAATATGAAGTAggcatttggacataaaaattattaatttttgaaaaaagtagtatttgaagttaacttgaaaatggtatttggaatttaaaattattatgtttggacatgtattttacaggaaaaaatattgcagttttgtgagtgagaaaaaaattaaaatttttgggtttttgaaaaatttctttTCGAACAATTttcaaaaacttacaaaatttcatGGACGTTacacttttaaaaaatatttcgaaaaaaaagaattttttttttttacggaCAAACAGTCCGAAGTACACTTTAAATTGGAAATCCAATTAGTAAAAGGAAAAGGATTAATAAGCCGCCTTTCAACTCATTCCCTACAATGTAAAGAAATCCCTTTCCTACTAAAAATAGAAAacataataattcccaaaaaagAACATATTCCTAGTCTCCATATAACATtcggacaaaacaaaacaaaactataaataccccttaAATCTTCTCCAATTTTCACATCTCTTCTTAAAAACATCATAAACTAAATTCTTATTCTTGTTCTCTCCAAAAAAACATGAAAGGTAAAAACAAAAACCAATCCTCTGAATCCAAAGAAATCAAAAAAGACTATACCACAGcaattcttgaaaggaaaaaAGCTCCAAATAGACTCATAGTTGATGAATCAACAAAAGATGAAAATTCCATTGTTTTTCTCAATCCAGAAACTATGGAAAAACTTCAACTATTTCGCGGCGATACTGTTTTaatcaaaggaaaaagaaaaagagatacaATTAGTACAGCAGAAGTTGATGAAACATGTGAAGAATCAAAGATTCGTATGAACAAAGTTGTTAGAAACAACCTACGAATCCGTTTAGGTGATATTGCTTCTGTCCATCTTTGTAGTAATATTCAATATGGTAAACGTGTGCATGTTCTTCCTATTGATGATACTATTGAAGGTTTAACAGGTGATCTATTTGAGGTTTATTTAAAACCTTATTTTACTGATTCTTATCGTCCTTTACGAAAAGGTGATATTTTTAATGTTAGAGGAGGGATGAGGAGTGTAGAGTTTAAGGTTGTGGAAACTGATCCACCTGATTATTGTATTGTTGCTCCTGATACGGAGATTTTTATCGAGGGTGATCCGATTAGAAGGGAAGACGAGGAACGAGCATTAGACGAGATTGGTTACGATGATGTTGGTGGTGTTAGGAAACAAATGGCGCAAATTCGCGAGTTGGTTGAGTTGCCATTGAGACATCCACAGCTTTTTAAGTGCATTGGTGTGAAACCCCCTAAAGGGATTCTTTTGTATGGACCTCCTGGTTCAGGGAAAACTACTATAGCCCGAGCTGTGGCTAATGAAACTGGTGCTTTTTTCTTGGTTATTAATGGACCTGAGATTATGTCTAAGATGGCTGGTGAGAGTGAGGCTAATTTGAGGAATGCTTTTGTGGAAGCTGAAAAGAATGCACCTTCTATAATTTTCATTGATGAGGTTGATTCTATCGCGCCTAATAGAGAAAAAACTAATGGAGAGGTAGAAAGGAGGATTGTTTCGCAGCTTTTGACTTTAATGGATGGACTTAAGTCGCGTGCACATGTTGTCGTTATGGCTGCAACGAATAGGCCTAATAGTATTGATCCTGCACTGAGAAGGTTTGGGAGATTCGATAGGGAAATTGACATTGGCGTGCCTGATGAGGTTGGTCGCCTTGAGATTCTTCTTGTTCACACAAAGAACATGAAGTTGGACGAGGATGTTGATTTGGAAATGGTTGCAAAGGATACACATGGTCATGTTGGTGCTGATTTAGCAGCATTGACTACTGAGGCTGCGCTTCAATGCATTAGGGAGAAGATGGATGTTATCGACATGGAAGACGATACAATTGATGCTGATGTACTCAATTCCATGGCAGTTAATAACGAACATTTCAAGGCTGCTTTAGGAACAACAAATCCCTCTTCTCTTCGCGAGACAGTCGTTGAAGTTCCAAACGTTTCATGGGATGATATTGGAGGGCTTGAAACTGTCAAACGCGAGCTTCAAGAGACAGTACAGTATCCAGTGGAACATCCTGAATTGTTTGAGAAATTCGGGATGTCTGCTTCAAAGGGTGTTTTGTTCCATGGTCCTCCCGGATGTGGAAAAACTCTGTTGGCTAAGGCAGTAGCCAACGAATGCCAAGCAAACTTCATTAGTGTCAAAGGTCCTGAATTGCTTACAATGTGGTTTGGAGAAAGTGAAGCCAATGTCAGAGAACTTTTCGACAAGGCACGCCAATCTGCACCTTGCATTCtgttcttcgacgaattggattCAATTGCTATTAAGAGAGGAAGTTCAGTAGGCGATGCTGGTGGCGCTGCTGATAGAGTCTTGAATCAGCTCCTAACCGAAATGGATGGAATGAATGCCAAGAAAACTGTTTTTGTGATAGGTGCAACCAATCGGCCAGATATTCTTGATCCTGCACTTTTAAGGCCCGGGCGCCTTGACCAATTGATATACATTCCTCTCCCTGATGAAGAATCAAGATACCAAATTTTTCGCGCATGCTTAAGAAAATCACCTGTTTCCAGTAAAGTAGACTTGAAACATCTAGCCAAGTTAACTGAAGGTTACAGTGGAGCAGACATTACTGAAATATGTCAACGCGCTTGCAAATACGCGATCAGGGGAGAAATCGAAAAGGATATTGAGAGGGagaagaagagaatggagaatcCTGATATAATGGAGGAAGATATTCAAGAAGAGGTTGCTGAAATTAAGGTATCACATTTTGAGGAATCAATGAAGTATGCTAGGAGAAGTGTTAGTGATTTGGACATTTCAAAATACCATGATTTTGCTCAGTCTTTGCAACAGTCAAGAGGCTTTGGTAGTGAATTCAACTTCACAAATAATAACACTGCTGCTACTGATGCTAATGCTGCTAAGGAAAATCCTTTTGAGAATTCTGCTGGAGTTAAAGATTGTGATGCTGAGTTATATGATTAGGATTTTGTAAGTTTGATTTTTTGTTGCTTTCACTGTTTAAGAtgtttctttctttattattttgttataattAATTGTTCTGTTTCAGTCTtaagttttattttaattcaatGAGAAAATAGTAAATTGGTTCCAATCTTTTGTCTCTTAGGGTGTGTTTTGTAagaaaggaaaatgttttcccgaaaaataaatgattttatcacttatttttcaaTGTTTTGTTGGTGAACGGAAATTTTTTTCTGGAAAATATTATATCTTGTCTGTAGCTAAAATTGCAGGTTTTTGCTGTACatggagtttaaaaaaaaaaaaaagaagttgacCCTTTTGCTTTAATCAAAGAAACGTTTTTGTTGGACTTCTGAAATATAATAAATCAAAGTGAAGCAAAATAAAGTCAATCAACTACTCCTCAATTTCAAACTAATTGGTCAATTAACTATATTCATTTTGTTCAACTCTGGTTCAAGTGAAGTGAAGTGAAAATGGACAGTTTATTGACATAACACCAGATgctttatttataaaaatattttgcactTCAACACACAAAGCATTAATAATTGGAAGAATAGAAACATTAATTGCTATCATTAATGTCTATTGCGGTTGCTTTTAATTTCTAAAGGTTTGAGGGTAGGGTCAGTTTCAGCATTAATTGGACAAGTATCAAACTAATGACACAAATCTCATTGTCAatgcaaaggaaaagaaaagaaagaaaaaaatagtttgacAAATTTTATAACTACTTTTTTTTGGGTTTTCATCGGACTGTATCCGTATTGAAATTCTGACTAATCCGTACAACTATTAAAGGAGAAAACGATTCCTACTAAAAAAAAATTTCTATCTAAAACTGGTCTTTCCTGTTCATTACTTGTATTAGGACATGTTTGTTGATTCAATTTGTTTTCAATTAACTTTTGGCACAACTCGTCCAATTGAGTAAAAAAGTGCAAACCTACTCAAGTAGACTAAATTGACAACTCTATTTTTAATGATGCTTAATTTGCAAACTCTATTTCGTATCTGGACTAAATTGAATACAACAACAGCAATAAAAAAATTCAGTATATTCCCACATGATCTAAACTAAATTGAACAATTTAATATATTATTCTTAACATTTGCATTTCTTATTCTTATTACTATATCGTAGCAAAGTAAAACATATTAGCTATCCCTTTAGAAGGTCATGAAATGACTAAAAATATCCTATCTTATATTCAAGCGATTCAATTGGGGGTGTTAATCATAATATTAAGTGTTCAATTAAACATAATATAGATACTGAGCACTATCATATTTTCCCATAATAGTATACTGAGTCCTAGAATTTTCAATCCTACCAAAAGcctcttttcttctatttttttctcttttaactTTTGTATGCCAATTTTTGCGAAACTCTCTCTATTTAGGAGAAAACCGTTCCTTCTTCTACCTTCACTTTTCTATCCCATCCTTTCCGGTTTATATActacttttttcatttttagacATCTAAAACTTTTTGATACAATTCATTTTCATAcaattttttgcaattttcaagaattaaaatgCATAAATTTGATATGTTATTTTCACCTCTAACCTAGTTTTTTTTGCCATAATTTAATATTCAATCCAACTATCGCGTTCTCTATCTTAATAAATAGTATTAGATATGTAATCTTTTTCTTTTAGTATAACAATTTAGTATTTGATATTTATTGGCTTAATTAATTCATATTTGCATCTCGAAAACTCATTAAAAAGGGACATGCTCTGTACTAGGGAGACTACTGGTTTCTCTATTTCCAGGTAGAGCCCGAGATTTGTGGTTGAAAGTTGAGAAACTTTattcaacaataataacaacaataacatactcaATATAGTTCCACAAGTACGATCTGAAAAATGTAGTGTGTATACAGATTTTACTCTTACTTTCAAGAAGATAGAAATATTATTTCCGATAAACACTCCGTTCAAAAAAGATAAAAGCGGTAGAAGTTGACTTGCACGAGATGGAAGTCAAGATGACCACTTAACCTTACATTAAAATACAATATTAAAGACAACTTTTGccttcttttttgttgttttttgggGTTTAAACGGTTGGTGAGTAG is from Nicotiana tabacum cultivar K326 chromosome 18, ASM71507v2, whole genome shotgun sequence and encodes:
- the LOC107832678 gene encoding cell division cycle protein 48 homolog, coding for MKGKNKNQSSESKEIKKDYTTAILERKKAPNRLIVDESTKDENSIVFLNPETMEKLQLFRGDTVLIKGKRKRDTISTAEVDETCEESKIRMNKVVRNNLRIRLGDIASVHLCSNIQYGKRVHVLPIDDTIEGLTGDLFEVYLKPYFTDSYRPLRKGDIFNVRGGMRSVEFKVVETDPPDYCIVAPDTEIFIEGDPIRREDEERALDEIGYDDVGGVRKQMAQIRELVELPLRHPQLFKCIGVKPPKGILLYGPPGSGKTTIARAVANETGAFFLVINGPEIMSKMAGESEANLRNAFVEAEKNAPSIIFIDEVDSIAPNREKTNGEVERRIVSQLLTLMDGLKSRAHVVVMAATNRPNSIDPALRRFGRFDREIDIGVPDEVGRLEILLVHTKNMKLDEDVDLEMVAKDTHGHVGADLAALTTEAALQCIREKMDVIDMEDDTIDADVLNSMAVNNEHFKAALGTTNPSSLRETVVEVPNVSWDDIGGLETVKRELQETVQYPVEHPELFEKFGMSASKGVLFHGPPGCGKTLLAKAVANECQANFISVKGPELLTMWFGESEANVRELFDKARQSAPCILFFDELDSIAIKRGSSVGDAGGAADRVLNQLLTEMDGMNAKKTVFVIGATNRPDILDPALLRPGRLDQLIYIPLPDEESRYQIFRACLRKSPVSSKVDLKHLAKLTEGYSGADITEICQRACKYAIRGEIEKDIEREKKRMENPDIMEEDIQEEVAEIKVSHFEESMKYARRSVSDLDISKYHDFAQSLQQSRGFGSEFNFTNNNTAATDANAAKENPFENSAGVKDCDAELYD